One Salarias fasciatus chromosome 22, fSalaFa1.1, whole genome shotgun sequence DNA segment encodes these proteins:
- the LOC115409609 gene encoding CMP-N-acetylneuraminate-beta-galactosamide-alpha-2,3-sialyltransferase 2-like, with the protein MYPTDRHDLLQAAMMRYRVRFCPLAITLLLLFIAAAGLLAGFLLKFSIRWRILLGSRVCACSKCLTEGDSCFTELVNEAPEPFLSGTLRPPPDAFKWWKHLQASKCSYSSYNATLDRVFQMFPPFPNVAAPSPDRCKTCAVVGNSHNLKGSDYGSLIDSHDIVIRMNRAKIESYEGDVGAKTTHHIMYPHSAVNLENNTSLVFFPFKIRDFEWLFKKFDPNIPKSKTIANKDLVVILNPAFMKYVHQAWLGSKGRWASTGFMTVVLSLYMCDQVNVFGFGADKNGNWSHYFEKLRKKRLKTGVHPGKHEFQVIQKLHKKKKIRLYSGH; encoded by the exons ATGTATCCCACAGATCGACATGATCTTCTTCAAGCTGCCATGATGCGGTACAGAGTGAGATTTTGCCCGCTCGCCATCacattgctgctgctgttcatcgCTGCAGCTGGACTGCTTGCAGGCTTTTTGCTGAAGTTCTCGATTCGCTGGCGGATCCTTCTGGGATCACGTGTTTGTGCCTGCAGCAAATGTTTAACGGAGGGCGATTCCTGCTTCACAGAACTGGTCAATGAGGCTCCTGAACCCTTTTTATCAGGAACATTAAGACCTCCACCCGATGCATTCAAGTGGTGGAAG CATTTACAGGCTTCAAAATGCAGCTACTCTTCCTACAATGCCACGCTGGACCGAGTGTTTCAGATGTTCCCGCCTTTTCCAAACGTGGCGGCGCCCAGCCCCGACCGCTGCAAGACGTGTGCTGTGGTGGGGAATTCACACAACCTGAAGGGATCCGATTATGGATCACTGATTGATTCACATGATATCGTTATCAG AATGAACCGTGCCAAAATTGAAAGCTACGAAGGAGATGTCGGAGCCAAAACGACTCATCATATCATGTATCCGCACAGCGCCGTTAACCTGGAGAACAACACTTCTCTCGTGTTTTTCCCCTTCAAGATCAGGGATTTTGAATGGCTCTTCAAGAAGTTCGATCCAAA CATTCCAAAGTCGAAGACAATTGCAAACAAGGATTTG GTGGTGATACTGAATCCAGCCTTCATGAAGTATGTTCACCAGGCGTGGCTGGGCAGTAAAGGCCGCTGGGCTTCCACCGGCTTCATGACGGTGGTCCTCAGCTTGTACATGTGTGATCAG gTCAATGTTTTTGGGTTTGGGGCTGACAAGAATGGAAATTGGAGCCATTACTTTGAAAAACTCCGCAAGAAGAGGCTGAAAACTGGAGTCCATCCCGGAAAGCACGAATTTCAAGTTATTCAGAAAttacacaagaaaaagaagatcCGGCTTTACAGTGGACATTGA
- the LOC115409574 gene encoding CMP-N-acetylneuraminate-beta-galactosamide-alpha-2,3-sialyltransferase 1-like — MRCRFRPRILTSVLLCVATAGLFLGSMGNFPVPLSLRSLWGSRLCSCSKCLPERNPCFTEMIQEAPHPFLTKEHAISAADFKWWKPIQGEKRNFTFYNATVEKVFEMFPRFPTLLGPHPDRCRSCAVVGNSGNLKGSRYGPLIDQHNIVIRINRARTAGYEQDVGTKTTHHIMYPESRTQLDNSTYLLFFPFKTTDFLWLMDHYRPEENGAEKPKRIANKDLVFILSPAFMKYVHEAWLRRVGSYPSTGFMALALSTYFCDEVHVFGFGADRDGNWDHYFEKLQNKNLKTGGHPGSYEYTMIEKLHKKNIIQFFKGM; from the exons ATGCGCTGCAGATTCCGACCCCGCATCCTGACGTCGGTGCTGCTGTGCGTGGCCACAGCTGGGCTGTTCCTGGGCTCGATGGGGAACTTCCCAGTGCCGCTCTCCCTGCGCAGCCTCTGGGGGTCAcgtctctgctcctgcagcaaaTGCCTCCCGGAGCGCAATCCCTGCTTCACCGAGATGATCCAAGAAGCGCCGCATCCATTTTTGACCAAGGAACATGCCATCTCTGCAGCAGACTTCAAGTGGTGGAAG CCCATACAGGGGGAAAAACGCAACTTCACTTTCTACAACGCAACAGTGGAAAAAGTGTTTGAGATGTTCCCTCGCTTCCCAACGCTCCTCGGCCCGCACCCGGACCGCTGCAGGTCCTGTGCTGTGGTAGGGAATTCTGGGAATTTGAAGGGGTCGCGTTACGGACCTCTGATCGATCAACACAACATCGTAATCAG AATAAACCGTGCCCGCACTGCAGGCTACGAACAGGACGTCGGGACCAAGACAACTCATCACATCATGTACCCAGAAAGTCGAACTCAGCTGGACAACTCCACCTACCTCCTGTTCTTTCCATTCAAGACCACCGATTTTCTGTGGCTCATGGACCACTACCGTCCGGA AGAAAATGGTGCTGAGAAGCCCAAAAGAATCGCTAACAAGGATTTA GTGTTCATTCTGAGTCCAGCGTTTATGAAGTACGTTCACGAAGCTTGGCTGAGGAGGGTCGGAAGTTATCCCTCCACCGGTTTCATGGCGTTGGCTCTCAGCACGTACTTCTGTGACGAG GTCCATGTTTTCGGGTTTGGCGCAGACAGGGATGGAAACTGGGACCATTACTTtgaaaaactacaaaacaaaaacctaaaaacagGAGGTCATCCTGGCAGCTACGAATACACAATGATCGAGAAGCTGCACAAGAAGAACataattcagttttttaaaggaatgtga